In the genome of Dermacentor variabilis isolate Ectoservices chromosome 5, ASM5094787v1, whole genome shotgun sequence, one region contains:
- the LOC142583612 gene encoding retinaldehyde-binding protein 1-like → MQGTYTKKSANDDVYDTSEGALPFHLQRIAEDDLGETPTRRKESLEKLAKLISEEPELNARTDAEFLIRFLRVRKYNVEAAMQTIRNYYYNRSACDSIYSEFLPSVVPPSARKLAMVLPGKDRRGRPVFLCNIGAFNPKELTQAVFQRACLMCLEFMTSHPSAQTIGMVLIMDCKDFAVGSALSFNPGLIQRGLEYVQDCMPSRLKAFHVVRQVHAFDILYGLMKPFMKSKLTRRFKFHGENFESLHEEIAPEELPAEFGGQAPPLDYDAFWSKMDELEGSFEADNRYGYSKKNIGDFATQEEVEESLGFL, encoded by the exons ATGCAGGGCACGTACACGAAGAAGTCGGCCAATGATGATGTGTACGACACATCAGAAGGAGCCCTTCCCTTTCATCTTCAGCGTATCGCAGAAGATGATCTCGGCGAAACGCCTACGAGGAGGAAAGAATCGTTGGAGAAGCTAGCCAAGCTTATATCAG AGGAGCCAGAGCTGAACGCGAGAACGGATGCCGAGTTTCTCATCCGTTTCCTGCGCGTGAGGAAGTACAACGTGGAGGCGGCCATGCAAACCATCAGAAACTACTACTACAACCGGTCCGCCTGCGACTCCATCTACAGCGAATTTTTACCCTCGGTGGTGCCCCCCTCTGCGCGTAAACTGGCCATGGTACTGCCCGGCAAAGATCGACGTGGACGTCCAGTCTTCCTGTGCAATATAG GCGCGTTCAACCCGAAGGAGCTAACGCAGGCCGTCTTTCAACGCGCCTGTCTCATGTGCTTGGAGTTTATGACGTCACATCCGTCGGCACAGACCATCGGTATGGTTCTGATCATGGACTGCAAGGACTTCGCCgtaggaagcgcgctgtcttttAATCCTGGCCTCATCCAGAGGGGGCTCGAATACGTGCAG GATTGCATGCCGTCCAGGTTGAAAGCTTTCCACGTCGTGCGACAGGTCCATGCTTTCGACATACTTTATGGTCTCATGAAACCTTTCATGAAGAGCAAGCTGACCAGAAGG TTTAAATTTCACGGGGAAAACTTCGAGAGCCTCCACGAAGAAATTGCACCAGAAGAACTTCCGGCAGAGTTTGGCGGCCAGGCGCCACCTCTCGACTACGATGCATTCTGGAGCAAAATGGACGAGTTGGAAGGTTCATTCGAAGCGGACAACCGCTACGGCTACTCCAAGAAAAACATTGGTGACTTTGCTACGCAGGAGGAAGTAGAAGAATCTTTGGGATTTCTCTGA